A genomic segment from Flavobacterium litorale encodes:
- a CDS encoding UDP-2,3-diacylglucosamine diphosphatase, whose product MTPNKKIYFASDQHFGAPTRQKSLPREQKFVAWLDEIKEDAEAVFLLGDLFDFWFEYKTVIPRGFIRVFGKLAELRDAGIPIYFFIGNHDLWMDDYFEKELDIPVYRRPKEFSFNNKLFLIGHGDGLGPGDKGYKRMKKVFTNPFAKWLFRWLHPDIGVKLGQYLSVKNKLISGDEDVKFLGEDNEWLVLYSKRKLESKHYDYFVFGHRHLPMTIEVGKNAKYINLGDWIGYFTYGVFDGKNFELKEYKS is encoded by the coding sequence ATGACTCCAAATAAAAAAATATATTTTGCATCCGACCAGCATTTTGGTGCACCAACACGACAAAAGAGCCTACCAAGAGAGCAAAAATTTGTTGCTTGGCTGGATGAGATTAAAGAGGATGCAGAAGCTGTTTTTTTGTTGGGCGACCTGTTTGATTTTTGGTTTGAATACAAAACGGTAATACCTAGAGGTTTTATTAGAGTATTTGGCAAGCTAGCAGAATTGAGGGATGCAGGCATACCTATTTATTTTTTTATAGGAAACCATGATTTGTGGATGGATGATTATTTTGAGAAAGAATTAGACATCCCTGTATATCGCCGCCCGAAAGAATTTAGTTTTAATAACAAATTGTTTCTTATTGGGCATGGTGATGGTTTGGGTCCTGGCGATAAAGGATACAAGCGAATGAAAAAAGTTTTTACCAACCCATTTGCCAAATGGCTTTTTAGGTGGTTGCATCCTGATATTGGTGTAAAGTTGGGACAATACCTATCTGTTAAAAACAAGTTAATATCTGGCGATGAGGACGTGAAGTTTTTGGGTGAAGATAACGAGTGGCTTGTACTATACAGCAAACGCAAATTAGAAAGTAAACACTATGATTATTTTGTGTTTGGACACCGCCATTTACCCATGACGATTGAAGTAGGCAAAAACGCCAAATACATTAATTTGGGCGACTGGATAGGCTACTTTACCTACGGTGTTTTTGATGGTAAGAATTTTGAGCTAAAAGAGTATAAAAGCTAA
- a CDS encoding PorP/SprF family type IX secretion system membrane protein, protein MKKLYLAALVALWGIGEATAQQDPHYTQYMYNMNVINPAYAGSKENLAFGLLYRAQWVDVDGAPNTGTFSGHTPVGKNVGLGLSAIVDEIGPVQETNVYADFSYTLKLGGEHRLAFGVKAGATFHDVGLFSEIGNGFVPAPDDPAFSENVNETYFNVGAGFFYYTDNYYVALSVPNMLEAKHLDVTDNGTAYEFGSETQHYFLTGGYVFQLSPNTKMKPSFMLKSSFDVAPSIDGSLNFLFFEKFEIGATYRLDDSFGGMVNYAITPNLRIGYAYDHIISDLDVTTPSSHEIMLLFDVNFPKKVSRSPRYF, encoded by the coding sequence ATGAAGAAACTATACTTAGCCGCCTTAGTAGCCCTTTGGGGCATAGGCGAAGCCACGGCGCAGCAAGACCCGCACTACACACAGTACATGTACAACATGAACGTGATTAACCCAGCCTATGCGGGTTCTAAAGAAAATCTTGCCTTCGGACTTTTATATCGTGCCCAGTGGGTGGATGTAGATGGTGCTCCTAATACGGGTACTTTCTCGGGCCACACACCTGTGGGTAAAAATGTAGGACTGGGTCTATCGGCTATTGTTGATGAGATTGGTCCGGTTCAGGAAACTAATGTTTATGCTGACTTTTCGTATACGCTAAAACTAGGGGGTGAACACCGCTTGGCTTTTGGGGTAAAGGCAGGGGCTACCTTCCACGATGTGGGGCTCTTTAGTGAAATTGGTAATGGTTTTGTACCTGCACCGGATGATCCTGCTTTTAGCGAGAACGTAAACGAAACGTATTTTAATGTTGGGGCAGGGTTCTTTTACTACACGGATAATTACTATGTAGCTTTATCGGTTCCGAACATGCTTGAGGCCAAACACCTTGATGTAACGGATAATGGTACGGCCTATGAGTTTGGTTCGGAAACCCAGCACTACTTCTTAACGGGGGGGTATGTATTCCAGCTTTCTCCTAATACCAAGATGAAGCCTTCGTTTATGTTGAAGTCGTCTTTTGATGTGGCGCCTTCGATTGATGGTTCGTTGAACTTCTTGTTCTTTGAGAAGTTTGAGATTGGGGCTACTTACCGACTGGATGATAGTTTTGGGGGGATGGTGAATTATGCTATTACTCCGAATTTACGTATTGGATATGCTTATGATCATATTATATCGGATTTGGATGTTACTACGCCATCTTCGCATGAGATTATGCTGCTATTTGATGTAAACTTCCCTAAAAAAGTATCCCGTTCACCGCGTTATTTCTAA
- a CDS encoding choice-of-anchor J domain-containing protein: protein MKKITLMFFMLLSSFYTFAQLAEEGFDTTGVFPPTDWTIDDNGIGPAQTWQQALGVNPQPSYEGAHAAYVNRENVAVGIPEDWLITPQFNVPPNAEVRFFSRLTIGGDDGTLYRVLVTDGDPTDLAGYTLLQEFTELEINPAQTVYTEVVVPIVGFEAQDVHVAFVMAGDNGDRWLIDNVSVVEQCLDPTDLAAAPGIDEAELSWNNPGGATSWEIEILGAAEIPDGTGITYNGDSPYTATQTESGTPLAENTDYKYYLRALCDDGGTSEWVGPFLFSTVALGATCEAAIEVTDLPYSTTDNTSGYDDDYSGSPGTDCGSTFGYLNGDDVVYEYTAAADGTISIDMTNNGAYSGMFIYDDCADIGVNCVGGGVGGFAGNDVSVPEFVVTAGETYYIVISTWASPQTTPYTLTIQQVFCAPPVGEPTTSITQTSANLSWTNPSGATSWEVVVQTAGTGIPAGAGTTVGTNVNYLADGLTESTLYEYYVRADCNDGNFSAWSGPYQFGTACGAFTVPFFEGFNSDSPTQLCWTVLNLNDDGDVWNMDYAFVPFEGDQSAAITTDFNFGNNDDWLISPTLTLTGNQRLKFHQRVQSSFEPNEFEVLVSTTGADPADFTITLLPLAEYDNVTYVEYVINIVDGGGVPITGDVNIAWHIPSDGIDGWRLFIDNVIVEDIPSCPDPTDLTAGNFQPTAVDLSWTAGFLETDWEIVVQAPGAGEPTVAGEAITGGVPEFTATETTADNVALTPNTAYEYYIRANCGVDDLSNWVGPFEFSTACEAFPVPFFEGFNSDSDSQNCWLTVDVEGPFNEWDMDYGLNAFEGDQSAAMSSGFNNVDDDWLISPTIILTGNQRLKFHQRIESAFSPNDFEVLLSTTGSDVANFTLELIPLATYTNTEYVEYIVNLVDDTNTPITGNVNIAWHMPSGGSFGWRLYVDNVIVEDIPSCPDPTDFAFISATNTSADFSWTAGFLETAWEIVVQAPGTGEPTVPGTAVTGDPEHTETGLTENTVYEVYLRANCGVDDLSNWVGPIEFTTACDPFTVPFFEGFNSDSDSQSCWLTVNVEGAPNEWNMDYTSDPFEGDESAVLDTGFNNGDDDWLISPTILLTGNQRLRFRQKVQSSFSPNDFEVLASTTGTALTEFTIELIPLATYTNTDYVEYVVNLEDAGGTLINGPVNIAWHAPSGGSFGWRLLVDNVIIQDIPTCPEPTDLTVLSTTTTSAQLDWIPAGTETQWEVAIQAPGLGEPTEAGTVVTDAPPYTDETLEPSTAYEYYVRADCGDDDLSYWSGPFLFVTAVDNDNCEDAIDVPVNDSFDCDEFVSGTLTGSTSSGVTQTCSFGAVNHDVWYSFVAESETHSININNIEGGIFVSQIVFEGDDCGALTQLSCGNANQAVTGLTVGNTYYVMVYLNFVNITEVTSFDICITTPVPPITVSDTEYTIEELVQDVLIGVDCAIVSNVTSVSGSDFGQSNSIGYFADAEDGNFAFSEGIVLATGGITEAPGPMPGTATADNTTWPGDDDLSDIIAEGGNTGSLNNATVLEFDFVPFIDEISFNFLFASDEYGTFQCTFSDAFAFILTGTTTSVDGDNLAVIPDTTIPVSVVNIRDSQYNTNCDSQNVEYFGQFNQDNPDASSISYNGQTVQMQATAPVTPGESYHIKLVIADYNDSAVNSAVFLDGGSFAIGAPDLGGDLVIEDGNAVCEGEERVLDTEMDPDVYDFTWFQDGVEIEGETEPTLTVTESGTYTVEVLFENTNCSVDSEVIIEYYDPITVGDPEDLTICDASGFGTFDLSQNDALILDGIADPENYTITYHDTEEDAENGDAPIGPIYDNVEQFTETVYVLISNNITLCNEVKEFQIITQDLTPEFDITDDLFICEGASGTINITATNYDPNSPDVSYTWTFNGAPIDGETSDSLTVTDEGAYEVTIDNTGCEATATVNVTIVPTPIPDTLPAVTVCDSYELPVLTVGNYFTQTGGQGAALSAGDMITSTQEIYIYAVSADNADCTNESSFTITVNDSPEVSTPGNQTACDSYTLPALTLGNYYTQTGGAGTMLNPGDAITSTQTLYIYAETGTTPNCTGEESFEVTIIDSPEAQVLADVTSCDSYVLEALDADNNYFTAPGGTGTALSAGDVITSTQTLYIYAQTGTTPNCTDESTFVVNIIDSPAFSLGGPYNTCVANNVTINVEPANFNTAEATYAWTLNGTPLADTGASVVPTNFGTYEVTVTVGICTSVQSIAVTQDTNAIAVMFEEGCEGGDYMITIMDVDGSFNPDNATYVWSGEGGFTATTQTVTVPGAGNYTVTVTTQDGCIGGTTVNVLDTSCSIPRGISPNNDDRNDKFDLTSLDVRQISIFNRYGKEVFSYGAYTDQWHGQTNDGDELPTGTYFYSIERSNGESKTGWVYINREE from the coding sequence ATGAAAAAAATTACCCTAATGTTTTTCATGCTATTATCATCCTTTTACACCTTTGCGCAGCTAGCAGAGGAGGGGTTTGACACCACAGGTGTATTCCCCCCTACGGATTGGACAATAGATGATAACGGTATTGGACCTGCTCAAACTTGGCAGCAGGCTCTTGGCGTTAACCCCCAGCCTTCTTATGAAGGGGCTCATGCAGCCTACGTTAACAGAGAGAACGTGGCTGTTGGAATTCCTGAAGATTGGTTAATAACACCACAATTTAACGTTCCTCCAAATGCTGAGGTGCGTTTCTTTTCTCGTCTTACCATAGGTGGAGACGACGGAACGCTTTACCGCGTATTAGTAACTGATGGCGATCCTACAGATCTTGCTGGTTACACATTGCTTCAAGAATTTACTGAACTTGAAATTAACCCTGCGCAAACGGTATATACCGAAGTAGTAGTGCCAATTGTGGGTTTTGAAGCTCAGGATGTTCATGTTGCCTTTGTAATGGCAGGTGATAATGGCGATCGTTGGTTAATAGATAACGTTAGCGTTGTAGAGCAATGTCTGGATCCTACTGATCTTGCTGCTGCTCCAGGTATTGATGAGGCAGAGCTTAGCTGGAATAATCCAGGAGGTGCTACTTCTTGGGAAATTGAAATCTTAGGAGCTGCTGAGATACCAGATGGAACTGGTATTACTTATAATGGCGATTCGCCTTACACAGCAACGCAAACAGAAAGCGGTACTCCGCTTGCAGAAAACACAGACTATAAGTACTATTTACGTGCGTTATGTGATGATGGCGGAACCAGCGAATGGGTTGGTCCATTCCTGTTTAGTACTGTAGCCTTAGGAGCCACTTGTGAAGCTGCTATTGAGGTTACAGACTTACCGTATTCAACAACAGATAATACTAGTGGCTATGATGATGACTATAGTGGTAGTCCTGGTACTGATTGTGGTAGTACATTTGGTTATCTAAATGGTGACGATGTAGTGTACGAGTACACAGCTGCTGCTGATGGCACTATTAGTATTGATATGACCAATAACGGTGCTTACTCAGGTATGTTTATCTATGACGATTGTGCCGATATTGGTGTAAATTGTGTAGGTGGCGGTGTGGGCGGTTTTGCAGGTAACGATGTTTCGGTACCTGAATTTGTAGTAACCGCTGGAGAAACGTATTATATTGTTATCTCTACATGGGCTTCACCGCAAACCACACCGTATACCCTAACCATACAACAAGTATTTTGTGCGCCTCCAGTAGGCGAGCCTACAACAAGTATTACACAAACAAGCGCAAACTTATCTTGGACAAATCCAAGTGGTGCTACCTCATGGGAAGTAGTGGTGCAAACTGCAGGTACAGGTATTCCAGCAGGAGCTGGTACTACTGTAGGTACAAATGTTAATTACCTTGCTGACGGACTTACAGAGTCTACTTTATACGAGTACTATGTAAGAGCTGATTGTAACGATGGTAACTTTAGTGCATGGTCAGGACCATACCAATTTGGTACAGCCTGTGGCGCGTTCACCGTTCCTTTCTTTGAAGGCTTTAATTCCGACTCTCCAACGCAATTATGTTGGACCGTTCTTAATCTTAATGATGATGGCGATGTATGGAATATGGATTATGCCTTTGTTCCATTTGAAGGCGATCAGTCGGCAGCAATAACTACCGATTTCAACTTCGGTAATAACGACGATTGGTTAATTTCGCCAACGCTTACCTTAACAGGTAACCAAAGGCTGAAATTTCATCAAAGAGTACAATCATCATTTGAGCCAAACGAGTTTGAAGTATTGGTGTCTACAACAGGAGCCGATCCTGCTGACTTCACCATTACATTACTTCCTCTTGCGGAATATGATAATGTAACCTACGTGGAATATGTTATAAATATTGTAGATGGTGGTGGAGTACCAATAACAGGCGACGTAAATATTGCATGGCATATACCAAGTGATGGAATAGATGGGTGGCGTTTATTTATTGACAATGTAATTGTAGAAGATATACCATCATGTCCTGATCCTACTGACTTAACGGCAGGTAACTTCCAGCCTACTGCTGTAGATTTATCTTGGACAGCAGGTTTCCTTGAAACAGATTGGGAAATTGTAGTACAAGCACCTGGAGCAGGTGAGCCAACAGTAGCTGGTGAAGCTATAACGGGTGGCGTACCTGAATTTACGGCTACCGAAACTACAGCGGATAATGTTGCTTTAACACCCAATACAGCCTACGAGTATTATATTCGTGCCAATTGTGGTGTAGATGATTTGAGCAACTGGGTAGGACCATTTGAATTCTCTACAGCCTGTGAGGCATTCCCAGTACCGTTCTTTGAAGGTTTTAACTCCGATTCTGACTCGCAAAATTGTTGGTTAACAGTAGATGTAGAGGGACCTTTTAATGAATGGGATATGGATTATGGCTTAAATGCATTTGAAGGTGACCAATCGGCAGCAATGAGTTCAGGATTTAACAATGTTGATGATGATTGGTTAATTTCGCCAACCATAATATTAACAGGTAACCAAAGATTGAAATTCCATCAAAGAATAGAATCTGCTTTCTCACCAAATGATTTTGAAGTGCTACTATCTACAACAGGTAGTGATGTTGCTAACTTTACTTTAGAACTTATACCACTTGCTACCTATACTAATACAGAGTATGTAGAATATATAGTTAACCTTGTAGACGATACTAATACACCTATAACAGGTAATGTAAACATTGCATGGCATATGCCAAGTGGAGGTTCTTTTGGATGGAGATTGTACGTTGATAATGTAATTGTTGAAGATATACCATCATGTCCAGACCCAACAGATTTTGCATTTATAAGTGCCACCAATACTTCAGCAGATTTTTCTTGGACAGCAGGCTTCCTTGAAACAGCGTGGGAAATTGTAGTACAAGCACCAGGAACAGGTGAGCCTACAGTACCAGGAACAGCTGTAACAGGAGATCCTGAACATACAGAAACAGGATTGACAGAAAACACGGTATACGAAGTATATTTACGTGCCAATTGTGGTGTAGATGATTTAAGCAACTGGGTAGGGCCAATAGAGTTTACTACCGCTTGCGATCCGTTTACAGTGCCTTTCTTTGAAGGCTTCAATTCAGATTCTGACTCGCAAAGTTGTTGGTTAACGGTAAATGTAGAGGGGGCTCCTAACGAATGGAATATGGATTATACCTCTGACCCATTCGAAGGTGATGAATCTGCAGTACTAGATACAGGATTTAATAACGGTGATGATGATTGGTTAATTTCTCCAACCATATTACTAACAGGTAACCAACGTTTACGATTCCGTCAAAAAGTGCAATCATCGTTCTCACCGAATGATTTCGAAGTATTAGCATCTACAACAGGTACTGCTCTTACAGAATTTACTATAGAACTTATCCCACTTGCTACGTATACCAATACTGATTATGTGGAGTATGTTGTGAATTTGGAAGATGCAGGAGGTACATTAATTAACGGACCTGTAAATATTGCATGGCATGCGCCAAGTGGCGGCTCTTTTGGATGGAGACTTCTTGTTGATAATGTAATTATTCAAGATATACCAACATGTCCAGAACCCACAGATTTAACTGTTTTAAGTACAACCACTACTTCTGCACAACTTGACTGGATTCCAGCTGGAACAGAAACCCAGTGGGAAGTTGCAATACAAGCACCAGGATTAGGAGAACCAACGGAAGCAGGTACCGTAGTAACAGATGCACCACCTTATACTGATGAAACACTAGAGCCATCTACGGCATATGAATATTATGTACGTGCAGATTGTGGTGACGACGACTTGAGTTACTGGTCGGGGCCATTCCTGTTTGTAACCGCAGTGGATAATGATAATTGTGAAGATGCTATTGATGTACCCGTAAATGACAGCTTTGATTGTGATGAGTTTGTATCAGGTACGCTAACAGGATCAACAAGTTCAGGAGTAACACAAACATGCTCATTCGGTGCCGTAAACCACGATGTTTGGTATTCGTTTGTAGCAGAATCTGAAACGCACAGTATAAACATCAACAATATAGAAGGAGGAATTTTTGTAAGTCAAATAGTGTTTGAAGGTGACGATTGTGGTGCCTTAACGCAACTCTCTTGTGGAAATGCTAACCAAGCCGTAACAGGTCTTACAGTAGGTAACACCTACTATGTAATGGTATACTTAAACTTTGTAAACATAACAGAAGTAACAAGCTTTGATATTTGTATAACAACACCAGTACCGCCAATTACAGTTAGTGATACGGAGTATACTATAGAAGAGTTAGTACAAGATGTACTTATAGGTGTAGATTGTGCAATCGTATCTAACGTAACCTCTGTTTCAGGCTCCGATTTCGGTCAATCCAACAGTATCGGTTATTTTGCAGATGCCGAAGACGGCAATTTTGCATTCTCCGAAGGTATTGTATTAGCAACGGGAGGTATTACTGAAGCACCAGGACCAATGCCAGGAACAGCAACAGCTGATAACACTACCTGGCCAGGAGACGATGATTTGTCAGACATTATAGCAGAAGGAGGTAATACAGGTAGTTTAAACAATGCAACAGTGCTTGAGTTTGATTTTGTACCGTTTATAGACGAAATAAGCTTTAATTTCTTGTTTGCTTCCGATGAGTATGGTACATTCCAATGTACATTCTCTGATGCCTTTGCTTTTATTCTTACAGGAACTACTACATCAGTAGATGGCGATAACCTTGCAGTAATTCCAGATACCACTATACCAGTATCAGTAGTAAACATTAGAGATTCACAGTATAACACAAATTGTGATTCTCAAAATGTAGAATACTTTGGTCAGTTCAATCAGGATAACCCAGATGCTTCATCAATTAGTTACAATGGTCAAACTGTACAAATGCAGGCTACTGCACCAGTAACACCAGGGGAATCCTACCATATTAAGTTAGTAATTGCCGATTATAACGATTCTGCTGTAAACTCAGCAGTATTCCTTGATGGAGGTAGTTTTGCTATCGGTGCACCAGATTTAGGTGGTGACCTTGTTATAGAAGACGGAAATGCTGTATGTGAAGGCGAAGAGCGCGTACTTGATACAGAAATGGATCCAGATGTTTACGACTTTACTTGGTTCCAAGATGGTGTAGAAATAGAAGGTGAAACAGAGCCTACCTTAACAGTAACAGAAAGTGGTACTTATACTGTAGAAGTATTGTTTGAGAACACCAATTGTTCAGTAGACTCTGAAGTAATTATAGAATACTATGATCCGATAACAGTAGGAGATCCAGAAGATCTTACAATATGTGATGCTAGTGGTTTCGGTACGTTCGATCTTTCGCAGAACGATGCACTAATCCTTGATGGTATTGCTGACCCAGAAAACTACACCATTACATATCATGATACGGAAGAAGATGCTGAAAATGGAGATGCTCCAATCGGACCAATATACGATAACGTAGAGCAGTTTACAGAAACAGTGTATGTACTAATTTCTAATAACATAACACTATGTAATGAAGTAAAAGAGTTCCAGATAATTACACAGGATCTTACACCTGAGTTCGACATTACAGACGATCTGTTCATCTGCGAAGGCGCATCAGGAACAATAAATATAACAGCTACTAATTACGATCCAAATTCTCCAGATGTATCCTATACATGGACGTTTAATGGTGCTCCAATTGATGGAGAAACATCAGATAGTTTAACAGTAACCGATGAAGGAGCGTATGAAGTAACAATAGATAATACAGGTTGCGAGGCTACAGCTACAGTTAATGTAACAATAGTGCCAACACCAATACCAGATACGTTACCAGCCGTAACCGTATGCGACAGTTATGAGTTACCCGTGTTAACCGTAGGAAACTACTTTACCCAAACAGGCGGTCAAGGAGCAGCCCTAAGTGCCGGCGATATGATAACCAGCACGCAGGAAATCTACATCTATGCCGTATCAGCCGACAATGCCGACTGTACCAACGAAAGCTCATTTACCATAACCGTGAATGACAGCCCAGAAGTAAGCACACCAGGCAATCAAACCGCATGCGACAGCTACACCCTACCCGCGTTAACCCTAGGAAACTACTACACCCAGACCGGAGGAGCAGGCACCATGCTAAACCCAGGCGACGCCATAACAAGCACCCAAACCCTGTACATATACGCAGAAACAGGCACCACGCCAAACTGTACAGGCGAAGAAAGCTTTGAAGTAACCATAATCGACAGCCCAGAAGCCCAAGTACTAGCCGACGTCACCTCATGTGACAGCTACGTACTAGAAGCCCTAGACGCCGATAACAATTACTTCACCGCACCAGGCGGTACAGGCACAGCCCTAAGCGCAGGCGATGTAATCACCAGCACCCAAACCCTCTACATCTACGCACAAACCGGTACCACACCCAACTGTACCGACGAAAGCACCTTTGTAGTCAACATCATAGACAGCCCAGCCTTCAGTCTAGGCGGACCCTACAACACCTGCGTTGCAAACAATGTAACCATCAACGTAGAGCCAGCCAACTTCAACACCGCTGAAGCCACCTATGCATGGACCCTTAACGGAACACCCTTAGCCGACACCGGCGCAAGCGTTGTACCAACAAACTTCGGTACCTACGAAGTAACCGTAACCGTAGGCATTTGTACCAGCGTACAAAGTATAGCCGTAACACAAGACACCAACGCCATAGCCGTAATGTTTGAAGAAGGCTGTGAAGGAGGCGACTACATGATAACCATAATGGACGTAGACGGATCATTCAACCCAGACAACGCAACCTACGTATGGAGTGGCGAGGGAGGCTTTACAGCCACTACACAAACCGTAACCGTACCCGGCGCAGGAAACTATACCGTAACCGTAACCACACAAGACGGATGTATAGGCGGAACCACCGTTAATGTACTCGATACAAGCTGCTCGATACCAAGAGGTATCTCGCCCAATAACGACGACAGAAACGACAAGTTTGACCTAACCTCACTCGATGTACGCCAAATCAGTATCTTCAACCGTTACGGAAAAGAAGTATTCAGCTACGGCGCTTACACCGACCAGTGGCACGGACAAACCAACGACGGTGATGAACTACCAACAGGTACGTACTTCTACTCGATAGAACGTAGCAATGGAGAGAGCAAAACTGGATGGGTTTACATTAACCGAGAAGAATAA
- the recJ gene encoding single-stranded-DNA-specific exonuclease RecJ, translating to MRWTLKPKPDTDKVQHLTEALNVDATIATLLVQRGIETFEEAKTFFRPSLNDLHDPYLMRDMDKAVQRIETAVANNENILVFGDYDVDGTTAVSLVLSYLKSYYPNVDTYIPDRYKEGYGVSFQGIDYADDNGCTLIIALDCGIKAIDKVAYAKTRDIDFIICDHHRPADTLPDAVAVLDPKRNDCNYPYKELCGCGVGFKLIQALGNKRGQTINHLVPYLDLVATAIAADIVPITGENRVLAKFGLEVINTNPRPGIKALIQNIKKPTLTISDVVFVVAPRINAAGRVKHGKYAVQLLSEFNLEQAEEFASEIETLNADRKDLDKQITEEALQQIEYNNEQNKFTTVVYSKEWHKGVIGIVASRLIETYYRPTLVFTKSGTMLAASARSVSGFDVYNALEACAEHIEQFGGHKYAAGLTLHEEQYEAFKNKFEAVVANTITPNMRVPEIQVDMPLDFNEITPKFNRILQQFEPFGPGNMTPLFISHNIKDSGFGKPIGANQTHLRLFVKQEDSEGFAAIGFGLAKKMDVACSGTAFDAVYSVDENTWNGQTSLQLRLRDIKCEK from the coding sequence ATGCGCTGGACATTAAAACCAAAACCCGATACCGATAAAGTACAACACCTTACCGAAGCCTTAAATGTAGATGCTACCATTGCCACACTGTTAGTACAGCGCGGTATTGAAACCTTTGAGGAAGCAAAAACATTCTTTCGTCCATCGTTAAATGATTTGCACGACCCATATTTGATGCGTGATATGGATAAAGCCGTACAGCGTATTGAAACGGCAGTAGCTAACAACGAAAACATTTTGGTGTTTGGCGATTATGATGTAGATGGTACTACGGCGGTTTCGTTAGTATTGTCATACTTAAAATCGTATTACCCCAATGTTGATACCTACATACCCGATAGGTATAAAGAAGGCTATGGTGTTTCCTTTCAGGGCATCGATTATGCCGACGATAACGGCTGCACCTTAATAATAGCGTTAGATTGTGGTATAAAAGCCATTGATAAAGTGGCGTATGCCAAAACAAGAGATATCGACTTTATTATATGCGACCACCACCGCCCAGCAGACACCCTACCTGATGCGGTTGCGGTACTAGACCCTAAACGAAACGATTGTAATTACCCTTATAAAGAACTCTGCGGTTGCGGTGTAGGGTTTAAACTCATACAAGCTTTAGGCAATAAACGTGGGCAAACTATTAACCACCTTGTTCCTTACCTCGATTTAGTGGCTACAGCAATAGCTGCCGATATTGTACCCATAACAGGAGAAAATCGTGTATTAGCAAAATTTGGGCTGGAGGTTATTAATACCAACCCCCGACCGGGCATAAAAGCATTAATCCAAAACATAAAAAAGCCTACACTTACTATTAGCGATGTAGTTTTTGTAGTAGCACCACGCATTAATGCGGCAGGGCGTGTAAAACATGGTAAGTATGCCGTGCAGTTGCTTTCGGAGTTTAATTTGGAACAGGCAGAAGAATTTGCTTCGGAAATTGAAACCCTGAATGCCGACCGTAAAGACCTTGATAAACAAATAACGGAGGAAGCTTTACAGCAGATAGAATATAATAACGAGCAGAACAAATTTACCACAGTAGTATATAGTAAGGAATGGCACAAAGGCGTGATAGGCATTGTAGCCTCGCGGCTTATAGAAACCTATTATCGCCCTACATTAGTGTTTACTAAAAGTGGTACTATGCTAGCAGCTTCGGCGCGCTCTGTTTCAGGGTTTGATGTGTACAATGCATTAGAGGCTTGCGCTGAACACATAGAGCAGTTTGGCGGGCATAAATACGCAGCAGGACTTACGTTACATGAGGAACAATACGAAGCCTTTAAAAATAAGTTTGAAGCCGTAGTAGCAAACACTATTACACCCAATATGCGCGTTCCTGAAATACAGGTAGATATGCCACTTGATTTTAATGAAATTACACCCAAATTTAATAGAATATTACAACAGTTTGAGCCTTTTGGTCCGGGTAACATGACGCCCTTATTTATATCGCATAATATAAAAGATAGCGGCTTTGGTAAACCTATTGGTGCCAACCAAACCCATTTACGCTTGTTTGTAAAACAAGAAGATTCTGAAGGTTTTGCAGCTATAGGCTTTGGCTTAGCTAAAAAAATGGATGTTGCTTGTAGCGGTACTGCTTTTGATGCGGTTTACTCTGTAGATGAAAATACGTGGAATGGGCAAACATCGTTGCAGCTCAGACTGAGAGATATTAAATGTGAAAAATAA